Proteins encoded within one genomic window of Thalassospira sp. TSL5-1:
- the serA gene encoding phosphoglycerate dehydrogenase, with product MSKLSLEKDKIKIVLLEGIHENAVKMFREAGYSNVDLYPAALDADELKSVVSEAHFLGIRSRTKLTEEIIEAAPKLTSIGCFCIGTNQVDLSAAAMRAIPVFNAPYSNTRSVAELVLGQIIMLLRGIPQRNTAAHAGGWLKNAKGSFEARGKTLGIIGYGHIGSQLSVLAESLGMNVIYYDVINKLAMGNATSCASMDDLLARADVVSLHVPANDQTRNMITSAELAKMKPGAHFINAARGNVVVIEDLAAALESGHLAGAAIDVFPVEPAGKDEEFVSPLRGMSNVILTPHIGGSTQEAQENIGIEVAEKLITYSDNGSTLGAVNFPEVSLPVKNRNHTRFMHIHRNVPGVISKINDVFASRGMNISGQYLRSEGGIGYVVVEVDDEIKPGLGIRKELEAINGTLRVRFLF from the coding sequence ATCAGCAAACTTTCGTTGGAGAAGGACAAAATCAAGATTGTTCTGCTCGAAGGTATCCATGAAAATGCTGTTAAAATGTTTCGGGAGGCGGGTTATTCCAACGTTGACCTGTATCCTGCAGCGCTTGACGCAGACGAACTGAAGTCTGTCGTTTCCGAAGCGCATTTTCTGGGCATTCGATCCCGTACCAAACTGACCGAAGAAATTATCGAGGCTGCGCCTAAGCTGACATCGATTGGCTGTTTCTGTATTGGCACCAACCAGGTTGACCTGAGTGCTGCGGCCATGCGCGCCATTCCGGTTTTTAATGCGCCCTATTCCAATACCCGTTCGGTCGCCGAACTGGTTTTGGGCCAGATCATCATGTTGTTGCGCGGTATTCCGCAGCGCAACACGGCGGCCCATGCGGGGGGCTGGCTTAAAAATGCCAAAGGATCGTTTGAAGCCCGTGGCAAGACGCTCGGGATTATCGGTTACGGCCATATTGGTTCGCAGCTTTCGGTGCTTGCCGAGTCGCTTGGCATGAATGTCATTTATTATGATGTCATCAACAAACTTGCGATGGGCAATGCAACTTCCTGTGCCAGCATGGATGACCTGTTGGCGCGTGCCGATGTGGTGTCGCTGCATGTTCCGGCCAATGACCAGACCAGGAACATGATCACCTCGGCAGAGCTTGCCAAAATGAAGCCGGGTGCGCATTTCATTAATGCGGCGCGTGGCAATGTGGTTGTGATTGAAGATCTGGCAGCCGCCCTGGAAAGCGGGCATCTGGCTGGTGCCGCGATTGACGTGTTCCCGGTTGAGCCCGCAGGCAAGGACGAGGAATTTGTCAGCCCGCTGCGCGGCATGAGCAACGTGATTTTGACACCGCATATTGGGGGTTCCACCCAGGAAGCCCAGGAAAATATCGGGATCGAAGTGGCTGAAAAGCTGATCACCTATTCCGATAATGGTTCAACGCTGGGTGCGGTCAACTTCCCCGAAGTGTCGTTGCCGGTCAAAAACCGCAATCATACGCGGTTTATGCACATCCATCGCAACGTTCCGGGCGTTATTTCCAAGATCAACGATGTGTTTGCATCGCGTGGTATGAATATTTCCGGGCAGTATTTGCGTTCCGAAGGCGGTATTGGTTATGTCGTCGTGGAAGTCGATGACGAAATCAAGCCTGGCCTGGGCATTCGCAAGGAACTTGAAGCGATTAACGGCACCCTGCGTGTTCGTTTCCTGTTTTAA
- a CDS encoding GNAT family N-acetyltransferase, protein MPVELKTATDIHQIGADAWDACAGSANPFVSFAFLSAMEDSQSAHPDTGWQPFHIICQDEDGTIAGVAPLYVKGHSYGEYVFDWAWADAFQRAGGQYYPKLQSAVPFSPVPGPRLLVRADHPAPGGIKTALAQGLAALPDQLGLSGIHVSFCQEDESQTLAQNGFLTRAGIQYHWKNRGYGSFDDFLSALNSRKRKNIRKERRQVIDAGYSFAALSGDDLKTRHWDQFFRFYHDTTDRKWGEAYLTREFFDLLHDRLRDNVVLVTALRDGDIVAGALNLLGQDTLYGRNWGSIDRTPMLHFETCYYQAIDIAIERGLKTVEAGAQGEHKIQRGYEPVLTHSAHFLRHPGLRDAVARFLEQERAGIEENSLFIREEHSPYRKDNTNPQK, encoded by the coding sequence TTGCCAGTCGAACTGAAAACAGCCACCGATATCCATCAGATCGGGGCCGACGCATGGGATGCCTGTGCCGGCTCTGCCAACCCTTTTGTCAGCTTTGCCTTTTTATCGGCGATGGAAGACAGCCAGTCCGCCCACCCGGACACCGGATGGCAACCTTTTCATATTATCTGCCAGGATGAGGATGGCACGATTGCGGGTGTCGCACCGCTTTATGTCAAAGGCCATTCTTATGGTGAATATGTATTTGACTGGGCCTGGGCCGATGCCTTTCAACGCGCCGGGGGCCAATATTACCCCAAACTGCAATCCGCCGTGCCCTTTTCCCCGGTTCCGGGGCCCCGCCTGCTGGTACGGGCTGATCATCCTGCCCCGGGCGGCATCAAAACTGCCCTGGCCCAGGGCCTTGCCGCCCTGCCAGACCAACTTGGCCTTTCCGGTATCCATGTGAGCTTTTGTCAGGAAGACGAAAGCCAGACTCTGGCGCAAAATGGCTTTCTGACACGCGCAGGCATCCAGTATCACTGGAAAAATCGCGGATATGGCAGCTTTGACGATTTTCTGAGCGCATTAAATTCGCGCAAACGCAAAAATATCCGCAAGGAGCGCCGCCAGGTCATCGATGCTGGATACAGTTTTGCCGCCTTGTCCGGGGATGATTTGAAAACACGGCACTGGGACCAGTTCTTTCGGTTTTACCACGATACAACCGACCGCAAATGGGGCGAGGCCTATTTGACCCGCGAATTCTTTGACCTGCTACATGACCGGCTACGCGACAATGTTGTTCTGGTTACAGCCTTGCGCGATGGCGATATTGTTGCAGGCGCGTTGAACCTTTTGGGCCAAGATACGCTATATGGTCGCAACTGGGGCAGCATTGACCGGACCCCGATGCTGCATTTTGAAACCTGCTATTATCAGGCCATCGACATTGCCATTGAACGCGGCCTTAAAACCGTCGAGGCCGGGGCGCAGGGCGAACATAAAATTCAACGTGGCTACGAACCGGTACTGACCCATTCGGCCCATTTCTTACGCCATCCTGGCCTGCGCGATGCGGTTGCCCGTTTTCTGGAACAGGAACGTGCAGGTATCGAGGAAAACAGCCTGTTCATTCGCGAAGAACACAGCCCCTATCGCAAGGACAATACAAACCCGCAAAAGTAA
- a CDS encoding methyl-accepting chemotaxis protein: protein MMFFKNMLIPVKLAASFAVMIVIILLVGGAAFYAMNQVEIADARSERLIDIEESFNDIDNAYRTARQEMTYFLTTGDRSGLDAYHAAVARTDQTVTHLKEKAFADPEIMGLAQEMETAIDAWQDIANQQAQLMRQYLTVNHARAIEASGEPRALAVKVNEAAQKLESYIVTSRKDLSGEQHAAALFFKVTLAVGVAGLIVFAILFATVLTRMIAFPIRDMTSAMSKLANGDVNVRFKEMKRADEVGAMSRALRVFRENAEDRMRMAEQEKAEAERQLERGRHMHELSARFDQQIKDVLSTVSVALGEVRGASEQLSDHSARANDYAQRVASQADESSVNIETVATATSQLSSSINEISHQISQVADIAKKAAQDTAKTNARVLQLNEAAESVGEVVNLISDIADQTNLLALNATIESARAGEAGKGFAVVAGEVKNLASQTARATEQITSKITEMQSETGAAASAVRDFAETILRIEELMAVVASAIEEQGAATREISRSVDGVASGNQEINHAVGNVARAATESGELSNGQLGCVGRLTAANDQLLAHVHGFLDEVRKI, encoded by the coding sequence ATGATGTTTTTTAAAAATATGCTCATTCCTGTCAAACTGGCAGCCAGCTTTGCAGTCATGATCGTTATCATTCTGTTGGTTGGCGGGGCGGCTTTTTATGCGATGAACCAGGTGGAGATTGCAGATGCGCGCAGTGAGCGTCTGATCGATATTGAGGAAAGCTTTAACGATATCGATAACGCCTATCGCACGGCGCGTCAGGAAATGACCTATTTTCTGACCACAGGTGATCGCAGCGGGCTTGATGCCTATCATGCGGCTGTGGCACGCACGGATCAAACTGTGACGCATCTTAAGGAAAAAGCCTTCGCGGACCCGGAAATTATGGGCCTTGCGCAGGAAATGGAAACCGCGATTGATGCCTGGCAGGATATTGCCAACCAGCAGGCGCAATTAATGCGGCAATATCTGACGGTTAATCATGCGCGCGCGATTGAAGCTTCGGGCGAGCCACGGGCGCTGGCTGTAAAGGTTAATGAAGCCGCGCAAAAACTCGAAAGCTATATTGTCACATCGCGCAAGGACCTTTCGGGAGAGCAACATGCCGCCGCGTTGTTTTTCAAAGTCACACTTGCGGTTGGTGTGGCCGGGTTGATTGTCTTTGCAATCCTGTTTGCGACAGTCCTGACACGTATGATTGCATTTCCCATTCGCGACATGACAAGTGCGATGAGCAAACTGGCCAATGGCGATGTGAATGTGCGTTTTAAGGAAATGAAACGGGCCGATGAGGTTGGTGCAATGTCGCGGGCTTTGCGGGTGTTTCGTGAAAATGCCGAAGACCGGATGCGCATGGCAGAACAGGAAAAAGCCGAAGCCGAGCGGCAATTGGAGCGTGGACGACATATGCACGAACTGTCGGCGCGCTTTGACCAGCAGATCAAGGATGTTCTTTCAACAGTGTCGGTTGCATTGGGTGAAGTGCGTGGTGCGTCCGAGCAACTTTCAGATCATTCTGCGCGTGCCAATGATTATGCCCAGCGGGTAGCCAGCCAGGCTGACGAATCCTCGGTTAATATCGAAACCGTGGCAACGGCGACATCGCAGCTTTCGTCGTCGATTAACGAAATCTCGCACCAGATTTCACAGGTTGCCGATATTGCCAAAAAGGCCGCACAGGATACGGCAAAAACCAATGCCCGCGTTTTGCAGCTTAACGAGGCCGCCGAAAGCGTTGGCGAGGTTGTTAATCTGATCAGTGATATTGCCGATCAGACCAATCTTCTGGCCCTGAATGCGACAATAGAATCTGCCCGGGCGGGCGAGGCTGGCAAAGGGTTTGCTGTGGTTGCCGGCGAGGTCAAAAATCTGGCGTCGCAAACCGCCCGTGCGACCGAGCAGATTACGAGCAAAATTACCGAAATGCAGTCCGAAACCGGTGCAGCCGCGTCAGCAGTGCGTGACTTTGCCGAGACCATTTTGCGCATCGAAGAACTGATGGCCGTTGTCGCCAGCGCAATAGAAGAGCAGGGCGCTGCCACCCGGGAAATTTCGCGCAGTGTGGATGGTGTTGCTTCTGGTAATCAGGAAATCAACCATGCGGTTGGAAATGTTGCCCGTGCTGCCACTGAAAGCGGCGAGCTGTCGAATGGTCAGTTGGGCTGTGTTGGCCGTCTGACTGCTGCAAACGACCAGTTGCTGGCACATGTGCATGGCTTCCTTGATGAGGTGCGCAAGATTTAG